The nucleotide window CCGCAAGGGCGCCGGGACGGTCGTCGACACGGACGAGGGCCCCCGCCCCGGCTCCACCCCCGAGGTCCTCGCCGGCCTGCGTCCCATCATCAAGCCCGGGGGCGTCGTCACTGCCGGCAACTCCTCCTCCCTGAACGACGGCGCCTCCGCGATCCTCGTCGTCTCCGAGCGGGCCGCCCAGAAGTACGGCCTGACCCCGCGGGCCCGCGTCGTGGAGTCCACCTCGGCGGGCCTGGCTCCCGAGATCATGGGCCTGGGCCCCGTCCCGGCCACCGAGAAGGCCCTCGAGCGCTCCGGCTGGTCCGTGGCGGATCTGGGCGCCGTCGAGCTCAACGAGGCCTTCGCCACCCAGTCCCTGGCCTCGATGCGTCGCCTCGGCCTGGACCCGGAGACCGTCAACGCCGACGGCGGCGCGATCGCCCTGGGCCATCCGCTGGGCTCCTCGGGGTCGCGCCTCGTGGTCACGCTGCTCGGTCGGATGGAGCGCGAGGGCGCGGACAGGGGCCTGGCCACGATGTGCGTGGGCGTGGGCCAGGGCTCCGCGATGCTCGTGGAGAAGGTGTGAGCATGGCCGAGACCCGCGAGACCCCTCAGGCCGAAGCGGATCCCGACGTCGTGGGCCCGCGCCTGGCCGCGGCGGACTTCACCGCCCTGCGGATCGAGGAGCGCGAGGACCGGCTCCACGCGCGCATGGACCGCCCCGCGGTGCGCAACGCGATCGACGCGACCATGGTGGACGAGTTCCACGCGGTGTGCGCACACCTCGAGCAGAACCCCAAGATCCTCATCATCTCGGGCACGCAGGTGGAGTCGAAGAAGGCCCCCGGCACGTTCTCGGGCATCTTCGCGTCCGGCGCGGACATCGGCCAGCTGCGCGAGCGGCGCCGCAACGACGCCCTGCGCGGCGTGAACTCGCAGGTGTTCGACCGCATCCACCGCCTGCCGATGCCCGTCATCGCCGCGATCGACGGCTTCGCCCTGGGCGGCGGCGCCGAGCTCGCGTACGCGGCGGACTTCCGCATCGCCACGCCCTCCCTGAAGATGGGCCAGCCGGAGACCGGCCTCGGCATCACGGCTGCCGCGGGCGCGCAGTGGCGCCTCAAGGAGCTCGTCGGCGAGCCGGTGGCCCTCGAGCTGCTGCTGGCCGGCCGCATCCTGGACGCCCAGGAGGCCCTGGACCTCACGCTCGTCACCGAGCTGCACGAGCCGGACCACCTGGAGGACGCCGCCCACGCCCTGGCGGACCGCATCGCGCAGCAGGACCCCCTGGCGGTGCGCCTGTCCAAGCGCGTGTTCCACCTGCCCCGCGAGGCCCACCCCCACGTGGACGAGATCGCGCAGGCCATCCTGTTCGAGTCCGAGGCCAAGTTCGAGCGCATGCAGGCGTTCCTGGACCGCAAGAAGAAGTGAGGACTTCCATGACCGAGACCCAGAACACCCCTGACACCTCCCGCGCGTCCGTGCCCGACGTCGTCGGCGTCCTCGGCGGCGGCCGCATGGGCGGCGGCATCGCCCACGCCTTCCTCACCTCCGGTGCCGCCGAGGTGATCGTGGTGGAGCGCGACGCGCAGTCGGCCGAGGCAGCCAAGGAGCGGATCGAGGCGGACCTCGCGAAGTCCCTCGAGCGCGGCCAGCTGGACGGCAACCTGGACGTGTGGGCCGAGCGCCTCACGATCTCCCTGGACCGCGCCGACTTCGCCCGCTGCGGGCTCGTGGTGGAGGCCGTCTTCGAGGACATGCAGGTCAAGATCGACGCCCTCACCGACGTCGAGAAGCACCTGGCCGAGGACGCGTGGCTCGCCACGAACACCTCCTCGCTGTCCGTGGACGAGATCGCCCGCCACCTGCAGCGCCCCGAGCGCTTCTGCGGCCTGCACTACTTCAACCCGGTTCCGGCCTCGAAGCTCGTGGAGGTCGTCATCGGCGAGCAGACCGGCGAGGAGCTCACGGCCCTCTCCACCGCGTGGGTGCGCGGCCTGGGCAAGACCCCGGTCGTGGTGAAGGACGCGCCCGGCTTCGCGTCGTCGCGCCTCGGCGTGGCCATCGCGCTCGAGGCCATCCGCATGGTCGAGGAGGGCGTGGCCTCCCCCGAGGACATCGACGCCGCCATGGTGCTCGGCTACAAGTTCCCCGTCGGCCCGCTCGCGCTGACGGACATCGTGGGCCTGGACGTGCGCCTTGGAATCGCCGAGTACCTCGAGTCCCAGCTCGGCGAGCGCTTCGCCCCGCCGCAGCTCATGCGGGACATGGTGGCCCGCGGCGAGCTCGGCCGGAAGTCCGGCAAGGGCTTCTTCGACTACCGCTGAGCGCCGCCGGGGCGGATCGGCCGGGCCTGGCCCGGCGCTCCCGCCCCCGCAGACGACGACGGCCCCCACCGGTTCGGTGGGGGCCGTCCTCGTGCGCGGCGCGGGCCGCGTCAGGTGAGGTCAGGCGGCGTGCGTGCAGGTGGCGCAGGTGCAGTCCTGGCAGGTGCACGTGGCGCAGGAGCAGGCGGTGCCCTCCGCGCAGTGGGTGCAGGAGCAGGTGTCGCACTCCTCGACGTGGTCGCCGTGCACGTGGTGCAGGTGGCCGTCGTGCTTGTAGTCCACGTGGTCGCCGTGCTCGACGGGCTCGTGGCCGCAGGACGGTCCGTGCGCGTGGTCGTGCTCGGGGTGGACGGCGTGGGTGGTGTGGTCAGTGGTCGTCATGGTGA belongs to Micrococcus sp. 2A and includes:
- a CDS encoding enoyl-CoA hydratase/isomerase family protein, encoding MAETRETPQAEADPDVVGPRLAAADFTALRIEEREDRLHARMDRPAVRNAIDATMVDEFHAVCAHLEQNPKILIISGTQVESKKAPGTFSGIFASGADIGQLRERRRNDALRGVNSQVFDRIHRLPMPVIAAIDGFALGGGAELAYAADFRIATPSLKMGQPETGLGITAAAGAQWRLKELVGEPVALELLLAGRILDAQEALDLTLVTELHEPDHLEDAAHALADRIAQQDPLAVRLSKRVFHLPREAHPHVDEIAQAILFESEAKFERMQAFLDRKKK
- a CDS encoding 3-hydroxyacyl-CoA dehydrogenase family protein — its product is MTETQNTPDTSRASVPDVVGVLGGGRMGGGIAHAFLTSGAAEVIVVERDAQSAEAAKERIEADLAKSLERGQLDGNLDVWAERLTISLDRADFARCGLVVEAVFEDMQVKIDALTDVEKHLAEDAWLATNTSSLSVDEIARHLQRPERFCGLHYFNPVPASKLVEVVIGEQTGEELTALSTAWVRGLGKTPVVVKDAPGFASSRLGVAIALEAIRMVEEGVASPEDIDAAMVLGYKFPVGPLALTDIVGLDVRLGIAEYLESQLGERFAPPQLMRDMVARGELGRKSGKGFFDYR